One genomic window of Methyloterricola oryzae includes the following:
- a CDS encoding inositol monophosphatase family protein has product MPTDTQTLKTILEDAIAIARGAGEILLEGWTALEASRAMAVEFKSTDIDPVTEYDLRSEQFIVGELRRLYPGHRIVGEEGGAYEQPAQPDGAGHVWHVDPLDGTVNFAHGFPLFCVSLGLYIEGQPAVAVVYNPALGQMYAAARGLGATCNGRPMRVSATPDLRRALLITGFAYDTHVSDSNLGNFLAFQHTAQATRRIGSAALNLCFTAAGQMDGHWEMKVKPYDIAAGVLLVREAGGTVTDFDGGDAMLASGRIVASNGLIHQAMLDVLRSTGDRD; this is encoded by the coding sequence ATGCCAACGGACACCCAAACTCTCAAGACCATTCTCGAAGACGCCATCGCCATCGCCCGTGGCGCCGGGGAGATCCTGCTGGAAGGCTGGACCGCCCTGGAGGCCTCCCGAGCCATGGCAGTGGAATTCAAGAGCACGGACATCGACCCGGTGACGGAATACGATCTTCGCAGCGAACAGTTCATCGTCGGCGAATTGCGCCGGCTTTATCCGGGGCACCGGATCGTGGGCGAGGAAGGCGGAGCCTATGAGCAACCGGCGCAGCCCGATGGAGCCGGCCATGTCTGGCATGTGGACCCGCTGGACGGCACGGTGAATTTCGCCCATGGCTTTCCCCTGTTCTGCGTCTCCCTGGGGCTTTACATCGAGGGTCAACCGGCTGTGGCGGTGGTCTACAACCCGGCATTGGGCCAGATGTACGCGGCGGCGCGGGGCTTGGGCGCCACCTGCAACGGCAGGCCGATGCGTGTATCGGCTACGCCCGACCTGCGGCGAGCCTTGCTCATCACCGGATTCGCCTATGACACCCATGTGAGCGACAGCAACTTGGGCAATTTCCTCGCATTCCAGCACACCGCCCAGGCCACAAGGCGCATCGGGTCCGCCGCCCTTAATCTGTGCTTCACGGCGGCGGGACAGATGGACGGCCATTGGGAAATGAAGGTGAAGCCCTATGACATTGCCGCCGGCGTCCTGCTGGTGCGGGAAGCGGGCGGGACGGTGACGGATTTCGACGGCGGCGACGCGATGCTCGCCTCGGGACGCATTGTCGCCAGCAACGGCCTGATCCATCAGGCCATGCTGGACGTGCTCAGGTCGACCGGGGACCGGGACTGA
- a CDS encoding carbon-nitrogen hydrolase family protein codes for MNKPVFAAVQMASSPNVSANLIEAERLVAQAAARGARLVVLPENFAIMGMGEADKLEVAEDEGKGPIQEALARMADKHKVWIVGGTMPIRASAGRVRAACLLYDAGGRRVGRYDKIHLFDVNVPGTEERYQESNTIEAGVSPLVMDTPFGRLGVAICYDLRFPELFRQMAESGMDFLAVPSAFTAQTGAAHWELLVRARSVENLCFTVAANQGGFHVNGRETFGHSMIVDPWGKIMDSLASGSGVVCAEMDRERLERVRVAFPALEHRRLRCI; via the coding sequence ATGAATAAACCGGTTTTTGCGGCAGTGCAGATGGCGTCCAGCCCCAATGTCAGCGCCAATCTGATCGAAGCCGAACGGCTCGTGGCGCAGGCCGCTGCCCGGGGAGCCCGCTTGGTGGTGCTGCCGGAGAACTTCGCCATCATGGGCATGGGCGAGGCCGACAAGCTGGAAGTCGCCGAGGACGAGGGCAAAGGCCCCATCCAGGAGGCCTTGGCGCGCATGGCGGACAAGCATAAGGTCTGGATCGTCGGCGGCACCATGCCCATCCGCGCCAGCGCCGGCCGGGTGCGGGCGGCCTGCCTGCTTTACGACGCCGGCGGGCGTCGCGTCGGCCGTTACGACAAGATCCATCTGTTCGATGTCAACGTGCCGGGCACCGAGGAACGTTACCAGGAGTCCAACACCATCGAGGCCGGCGTTTCCCCCCTGGTCATGGATACGCCCTTCGGGCGGCTGGGCGTGGCCATCTGCTACGACCTGCGTTTTCCGGAGCTGTTCCGACAGATGGCGGAATCGGGCATGGATTTCCTCGCCGTGCCCTCCGCTTTCACCGCCCAGACCGGCGCGGCCCATTGGGAACTCCTGGTTCGGGCGCGCAGTGTGGAAAATCTGTGCTTCACCGTGGCCGCCAACCAGGGCGGGTTTCATGTGAACGGACGCGAAACCTTCGGCCATAGCATGATCGTCGATCCCTGGGGCAAGATCATGGACAGCCTGGCGTCGGGATCGGGGGTGGTGTGCGCGGAAATGGACCGCGAACGCCTGGAGCGGGTTAGAGTAGCGTTTCCGGCCTTGGAACACCGCCGGTTGCGTTGTATTTGA
- a CDS encoding NAD(P)-binding protein, which produces MISSKPKDLTRPADLLKHGKGTGPVRSQRPIYLDLLPPCNNACPAGENIQAWLAQVQAGRYEQAWQTLMRDNPMPATHGRVCYHPCESQCNRTQVDSAVSIHAVERFLGDMALKEGWKIVPDQPLSGKRVLVVGGGPSGLSAAYHLARLGHSVEIHEAGPVPGGMMNFGIPAYRLPRHELMGEIRRIEDLGVRIVLNHKVQDLLLEKQAGGFDAVFVAVGAHLSKRVDIPARDAGKILDAVSYLRDAASGDAPSLGRRVAIYGGGNTAMDAARTAKRLGAEEALIIYRRDREHMPAHPFEADEAMEEGVKINWLRTIKEIDQTHITVEVMKINEQGYPEPTGEFETLEADALILALGQDTDTGFMKAVPEIQFQRDGTVIVDANMMTGHPGIFAGGDMVPSERTVTVAVGHGKKAARHIDAFLRGEVYVKPPKHELAGFEKLHIWYLTEAEQRHQETLDAERRRYGFDEVVKGLAETEAVFEARRCFSCGNCFECDGCYGACPEQAIIKLGPGARYRYAYDRCTGCAVCYEQCPCHAIEMTPETGEQP; this is translated from the coding sequence ATGATCAGCTCCAAGCCCAAAGACCTGACCCGCCCCGCCGACCTGCTCAAGCACGGCAAGGGAACGGGGCCGGTGAGAAGCCAACGTCCGATCTACCTGGACCTGCTGCCCCCCTGCAACAACGCCTGTCCCGCCGGCGAGAACATCCAGGCCTGGCTCGCCCAGGTGCAGGCCGGCCGCTACGAGCAGGCCTGGCAGACCCTCATGCGGGACAATCCCATGCCCGCCACCCATGGCCGCGTCTGCTACCACCCCTGCGAGAGCCAGTGCAATCGCACCCAGGTGGACAGTGCGGTGAGCATCCACGCCGTCGAACGCTTCTTGGGTGACATGGCCCTCAAGGAGGGCTGGAAAATCGTGCCCGACCAGCCTCTCAGCGGCAAACGCGTCCTGGTGGTGGGCGGCGGACCCAGCGGACTGTCGGCGGCCTATCATCTGGCGCGACTGGGCCACAGCGTGGAAATCCACGAGGCAGGCCCAGTGCCCGGCGGCATGATGAATTTCGGCATCCCCGCCTACCGCCTGCCGCGCCATGAACTGATGGGCGAGATACGCCGCATCGAGGACCTGGGCGTCAGGATCGTTCTCAACCACAAGGTTCAGGACCTACTGCTGGAAAAGCAGGCGGGCGGCTTCGATGCCGTTTTCGTCGCCGTGGGCGCCCACCTCAGCAAGCGCGTGGACATCCCCGCCCGCGACGCCGGCAAAATCCTCGACGCCGTGTCCTATCTACGCGATGCCGCCAGCGGCGATGCCCCGAGCCTGGGCCGCCGGGTGGCCATCTACGGCGGCGGCAACACCGCCATGGACGCCGCCCGCACCGCCAAGCGCCTGGGTGCGGAAGAAGCCCTGATCATCTACCGGCGCGACCGCGAGCACATGCCGGCCCATCCCTTCGAGGCCGACGAGGCCATGGAGGAAGGCGTCAAGATCAACTGGCTACGCACCATCAAGGAGATCGACCAGACCCACATCACCGTCGAGGTGATGAAGATCAACGAGCAGGGCTATCCGGAGCCCACGGGGGAATTCGAGACCCTGGAGGCCGACGCCCTGATCCTGGCCCTGGGCCAGGACACGGACACCGGATTCATGAAGGCCGTGCCCGAGATTCAGTTCCAGCGAGATGGCACCGTCATCGTCGACGCCAATATGATGACCGGCCACCCCGGCATCTTCGCCGGCGGCGACATGGTGCCCAGCGAGCGCACCGTCACCGTGGCCGTGGGTCACGGAAAAAAGGCGGCGCGCCACATCGACGCCTTCCTGCGCGGCGAGGTCTACGTCAAGCCGCCTAAGCACGAACTGGCAGGCTTCGAGAAGCTGCACATCTGGTATCTCACCGAGGCGGAACAGCGCCATCAGGAAACCCTGGACGCCGAGCGCCGGCGTTACGGCTTCGACGAAGTGGTGAAGGGCCTGGCCGAGACGGAGGCGGTGTTCGAGGCGCGCCGCTGCTTCTCCTGCGGCAACTGCTTCGAATGTGACGGCTGCTACGGCGCCTGCCCGGAGCAGGCCATCATCAAGCTGGGCCCCGGCGCCCGCTACCGCTATGCCTACGACCGCTGCACCGGCTGCGCCGTGTGCTATGAGCAGTGCCCCTGCCACGCCATCGAGATGACTCCGGAAACCGGAGAACAACCATGA
- a CDS encoding dihydroorotate dehydrogenase-like protein, with protein sequence MDLTTTYMGLELKHPIIASASPLSESVDGIRRLEDSGAAAIVMFSLFEEQIHHENEAFSHFMEAGTQSFAESLSYFPAVDAFPAGPDNYLELIRTASETIEIPLIASLNCATAHGWVEYAKQMEQAGAKGLELNIYAVEPNLEISSLEVEQRYLDILKTVKSAVGIPVALKLSPFFSAFGHMAKQLDDAGADALVLFNRFYQPDIDTEHLEVNSTLHLSNADEIRLPLLWIALLHGQIKASIGATRGVQTADEIVKYLLAGADTVMTASALLRNGPAYLGELLAGLTRWMESRQFESVARLRGVMSHSRVANPKAFERANYIKMLESYQPNYRQ encoded by the coding sequence ATGGATTTGACCACCACCTACATGGGCCTTGAGCTCAAACACCCGATCATCGCCTCGGCCTCGCCGCTGTCCGAATCCGTGGACGGCATCCGCCGCCTGGAGGACTCCGGCGCCGCCGCCATCGTGATGTTCTCCCTGTTCGAGGAGCAGATACACCACGAGAACGAGGCCTTCAGCCATTTCATGGAGGCGGGGACGCAGAGCTTTGCCGAGTCGCTGAGCTATTTTCCGGCGGTGGACGCCTTCCCCGCCGGGCCCGACAATTACCTGGAACTGATCCGGACCGCCAGCGAAACCATCGAGATCCCGCTGATCGCCAGCCTCAACTGCGCCACCGCCCATGGCTGGGTGGAATACGCCAAGCAGATGGAGCAGGCGGGCGCCAAGGGGCTGGAGCTGAACATCTACGCGGTGGAGCCGAATCTGGAGATTTCCAGCCTGGAGGTGGAACAGCGGTATCTGGACATCCTCAAGACCGTGAAATCCGCCGTGGGCATTCCCGTCGCCCTCAAGCTGAGCCCCTTCTTCAGCGCCTTCGGCCACATGGCCAAGCAGTTGGACGACGCCGGAGCCGACGCGCTGGTGCTGTTCAACCGCTTCTACCAGCCGGATATCGACACCGAGCACTTGGAGGTGAATTCCACCCTGCACCTCAGCAACGCCGACGAAATCCGCCTGCCCCTGCTGTGGATCGCCCTGCTGCACGGCCAGATCAAGGCCTCCATCGGCGCCACCCGCGGCGTGCAGACGGCGGACGAGATCGTCAAATACCTGCTGGCGGGGGCCGACACGGTGATGACCGCCTCGGCCCTGCTGCGCAACGGCCCCGCCTACCTGGGCGAGTTGCTGGCGGGCCTGACCCGCTGGATGGAAAGCCGGCAGTTCGAATCCGTCGCGCGCCTGCGCGGCGTCATGAGCCACAGCCGCGTGGCCAACCCCAAGGCCTTCGAGCGCGCCAACTACATCAAGATGCTGGAGAGCTACCAGCCCAACTACCGGCAATAA
- a CDS encoding GGDEF domain-containing protein, which translates to MAWVAGILIASIALQIAAAVAAMLQVGHASRFRFAWVCVSLALLLMVERRVEPLLMLRADPDPRWVNNVTGLLISTLMAAGVFGLRSLFRTLRQQDELLKQLAATDPLTGLANRRALNDCAQREMRLSQRTGKTLSVLMIDLDYFKQVNDRYGHSAGDAVLVRVAEKLRNSLRNVDHIGRWGGEEFVALLPDVDAEGAMRVAERVRRDIGDEMKDEVKITVSIGVTAYRPERQSHGDMWPVLVDQADCALYLAKQEGRNRTRLYAPQSAAEAHVAAAGGLRGFEKS; encoded by the coding sequence ATGGCGTGGGTCGCCGGTATCCTCATCGCGTCCATCGCACTGCAGATTGCGGCCGCTGTGGCCGCCATGCTGCAGGTCGGCCACGCGAGCCGTTTCCGCTTCGCCTGGGTGTGCGTGTCCCTGGCGCTGCTGCTGATGGTCGAACGGCGGGTGGAGCCGCTCCTGATGCTGCGGGCGGATCCGGATCCGCGTTGGGTCAATAATGTCACCGGCCTGTTGATTTCCACCTTGATGGCCGCCGGCGTGTTTGGCCTGCGCAGCCTGTTCCGGACCTTGCGGCAGCAGGATGAACTGCTCAAGCAACTGGCCGCCACCGATCCCCTGACCGGGCTGGCCAATCGTCGTGCCCTCAACGACTGTGCGCAGCGCGAAATGCGATTGAGCCAACGTACCGGGAAGACCTTGTCGGTCCTCATGATCGATCTCGACTATTTCAAGCAGGTCAACGATCGTTACGGGCATTCCGCCGGCGATGCGGTGCTAGTGCGGGTGGCCGAAAAGTTAAGGAACAGCCTGCGCAATGTGGATCATATCGGACGCTGGGGCGGCGAGGAATTCGTGGCGCTGTTGCCGGATGTGGATGCGGAAGGCGCCATGCGCGTGGCCGAGCGTGTGCGGCGGGATATTGGCGACGAAATGAAGGACGAGGTCAAGATCACCGTGAGCATAGGCGTTACCGCGTATCGTCCGGAGCGGCAGAGCCATGGTGACATGTGGCCCGTCCTCGTCGACCAGGCGGACTGCGCTCTTTACCTCGCCAAGCAGGAAGGGCGCAACCGCACACGCCTGTACGCCCCGCAGAGTGCGGCCGAGGCCCATGTGGCCGCGGCGGGCGGGCTCAGAGGCTTTGAAAAATCGTAG
- the tldD gene encoding metalloprotease TldD — translation MASDSLAIARQSLLEPAGLGNNEIDHVMGQLLGASVDAADIYMQTSRYESWALEDGIVKEASHNIEQGVGVRAVSGEKTGFAYSDEVALPALLDAARNARAIASGGQSGSVAIQGRNALSQLYPPIDPLQSLAEEEKIELLRRLDEEARSLDPRVEQVMVSLIGAHDVVLVLGQDGVMHGDVRPLVRLNVSVIVQQGGRREQGSSGGGGRADYRYFLEGGRASGYAREAVRQALVNLEAVAAPAGNMTVVLGPGWPGVLLHEAVGHGLEGDFNRKGTSAFSGRLGERVASPLCTVVDDGTLPGRRGSLNIDDEGTPTQCTTLIENGILKGYMQDKLNARLMGVAPTGNGRRESYSHLPMPRMTNTYMLAGPHDPQEIIGSVQSGLYAKNFGGGQVDITSGKFVFSASEAYLIENGRITRPVKGATLIGNGPDVLTRVSMVGNDLELDSGVGSCGKEGQSVPVGVGQPTLRVDGLTVGGTSV, via the coding sequence ATGGCAAGTGATTCTTTGGCGATTGCCCGGCAATCCTTACTGGAGCCGGCGGGCCTCGGCAACAACGAGATCGACCACGTGATGGGGCAGCTGCTGGGCGCGTCCGTGGATGCGGCCGACATATACATGCAGACCAGCCGCTACGAGTCCTGGGCCCTGGAAGACGGCATCGTCAAGGAGGCCAGCCATAACATCGAGCAGGGCGTCGGCGTGCGCGCCGTGTCTGGTGAAAAGACCGGGTTTGCCTACAGCGACGAAGTGGCGCTCCCGGCCCTGCTGGATGCCGCACGAAATGCCCGCGCCATCGCCAGCGGCGGACAGTCGGGCAGCGTGGCGATACAGGGCAGGAACGCGCTATCGCAGCTGTATCCGCCCATCGACCCGCTGCAGTCCCTGGCTGAGGAAGAGAAAATCGAGCTGCTGCGGCGTCTGGACGAGGAAGCGCGCAGCCTGGACCCCCGGGTGGAGCAGGTGATGGTGAGCCTGATCGGCGCCCACGATGTGGTCCTGGTACTGGGTCAGGACGGCGTGATGCACGGCGATGTCCGCCCCTTGGTGCGACTGAATGTCTCGGTGATCGTGCAGCAGGGCGGTCGCCGCGAGCAGGGCAGCAGCGGCGGGGGCGGGCGTGCCGATTACCGCTATTTCCTGGAAGGCGGACGGGCTTCCGGCTACGCCCGCGAGGCGGTGCGCCAGGCCCTGGTGAACCTGGAGGCCGTGGCGGCGCCCGCCGGAAACATGACCGTCGTGCTCGGCCCCGGCTGGCCGGGCGTGCTGCTGCATGAGGCCGTGGGCCATGGCCTGGAGGGGGATTTCAATCGCAAGGGCACCTCGGCTTTCAGCGGCCGTCTGGGCGAGCGGGTGGCTTCGCCCTTGTGCACCGTGGTGGACGACGGCACCCTGCCGGGCCGGCGCGGCTCGCTCAACATCGATGACGAAGGCACGCCGACCCAGTGCACCACGCTGATCGAGAACGGCATCCTCAAGGGTTACATGCAGGACAAGCTCAACGCGCGCCTCATGGGCGTTGCTCCCACCGGCAACGGCCGCCGCGAGTCCTATTCCCACCTGCCCATGCCGCGCATGACCAATACCTACATGCTGGCGGGCCCCCACGATCCGCAGGAGATCATCGGCTCGGTGCAGTCGGGCCTGTACGCCAAGAATTTCGGCGGCGGGCAGGTGGACATCACCTCCGGCAAGTTCGTGTTTTCCGCCAGCGAGGCCTATCTGATCGAGAACGGCCGCATCACCCGTCCAGTCAAGGGCGCCACCCTCATCGGCAACGGTCCCGACGTCCTGACGCGCGTTTCCATGGTGGGAAACGATCTGGAACTGGATTCGGGCGTGGGCAGTTGCGGCAAGGAGGGCCAGAGCGTCCCCGTGGGCGTGGGGCAGCCCACCTTGCGGGTCGATGGCCTGACGGTGGGCGGAACCAGCGTCTAG
- the nifJ gene encoding pyruvate:ferredoxin (flavodoxin) oxidoreductase, whose amino-acid sequence MNAPKVITLEGNEAVAYIAYRVNEVCAIYPITPSSTMAELADQWAAEGKTNLWGNVPLVVEMQSEGGAAGAVHGALQTGALTTTFTASQGLLLMIPNMYKIAGELTPAVFHVAARSLAAQGLSIFGDHSDVAAVRNTGFAQLASASVQEAHDMALIAQAASLESRVPFVHFFDGFRTSHEVSKLLLVPDEQIRAMIDERLVRAHRARALNPDSPFIRGTAQNPDVYFQGRETVNPYYAQLPAIVQGVMDRFAALTGRAYKLFDYYGHPQAERVAVILGSGAHTLRQAVAYLADQGEKVGVIHVRLCLPFSAEHLMAALPASTRAIAVLDRTKTPGTAGEPLYQDVVTVLTEAFSAGRLPTPQLPRIIGGRYGLSSKEFTPAMAKAVLDELAKDSPKNHFTVGIHDDVSHTSLDYDPAFQIEPDNLFRALFFGLGADGTVGANKNSIKIIGESTPLYAQGYFVYDSKKSGSRTVSHVRFGPDPIDAPYLISQAHFIACHQFNFIEKVNVLENARPGATFLLNSPYGPQEVWDQLPRSMQEDIIAKQLQLHVIDATQVAQDTGMGSRTNTIMQTCFFAISGVLPREDSIAKIKETIKKTYGKKGEDVVQKNFKAVDETLAHLYPVKIPAAASSTRQLPPAVPPQAPDFVQKVTALMMAGKGDELPVSALPLDGTYPTGTTQWEKRNISPFVPVWEPDICIQCGNCSFVCPHSVIRSKFYHESKLKEAPDAFKSAPISARGFPETRYTLQVYLEDCTGCGLCVEACPAKSLKESGVKAINMRPKEPVLEAERGNIGFFESIPVNDRARVDFSSVRGAQFLQPLFEFCGACAGCGETPYVRLLSQLFGDRMVVANATGCSSIYGGNLPTTPWTTNAEGRGPAWSNSLFEDNAEFGLGFRLSADKHLGLARQLCEALKPQLGAERVDEILQAPQVTESQICLQRLRVAELKASLKGMDNETARDLLSVVDHLVRRSIWIVGGDGWAYDIGSAGLDHVLASGRNVNVLVMDTEVYSNTGGQMSKATPLGAVAKFAAAGKPVAKKDIALQAISYGNVYVARIAMGANPQQTLLALREAEAYPGPSLILAYSHCIAHGINMQQGLKQQDLAVASGYWPLLRYNPALRDSERNPFVLDSPRPRIALKDYTANELRYKMLSRTNPVEYERLLGLAQKVVNQKWEIYEEMATRGGDRFHPDAGMTVA is encoded by the coding sequence ATGAACGCACCCAAAGTCATCACCCTCGAAGGCAACGAGGCCGTTGCCTACATCGCCTACCGGGTCAACGAAGTCTGCGCCATCTACCCCATCACCCCCTCCTCCACCATGGCGGAACTCGCCGACCAGTGGGCGGCCGAGGGCAAGACCAATCTCTGGGGGAACGTGCCCCTGGTGGTGGAGATGCAAAGCGAAGGCGGCGCCGCCGGCGCGGTGCACGGCGCCCTGCAGACCGGCGCGCTGACCACCACCTTCACGGCCTCGCAAGGCTTGCTGCTGATGATCCCGAACATGTACAAGATCGCCGGCGAGCTGACTCCGGCGGTGTTCCATGTGGCGGCGCGTTCCCTGGCGGCGCAAGGGCTTTCCATCTTCGGCGACCATTCCGACGTGGCGGCGGTGCGCAATACCGGCTTCGCCCAACTCGCCTCGGCTTCGGTACAGGAAGCCCACGACATGGCCCTCATTGCCCAGGCCGCCAGCCTGGAGTCGCGGGTGCCCTTCGTGCATTTCTTCGACGGCTTCAGGACCTCCCACGAAGTCAGCAAGCTCTTGCTGGTGCCGGACGAGCAGATCCGCGCCATGATTGACGAGCGGCTGGTGCGCGCGCACCGTGCCCGCGCGCTGAATCCGGACAGCCCCTTCATCCGCGGCACCGCCCAGAACCCGGATGTCTATTTCCAGGGACGGGAGACGGTCAACCCGTACTATGCCCAACTGCCCGCCATCGTGCAGGGCGTCATGGACCGCTTTGCCGCCCTCACCGGGCGCGCCTACAAGCTGTTCGACTACTACGGACACCCGCAGGCCGAGCGCGTCGCCGTCATCCTGGGCTCCGGCGCGCACACCTTGCGGCAGGCGGTAGCCTATCTCGCGGATCAGGGCGAGAAGGTCGGAGTCATCCATGTCCGCCTGTGCCTGCCCTTCTCCGCCGAACACCTGATGGCGGCCTTGCCCGCCAGCACCCGCGCCATCGCCGTGCTGGACCGCACCAAGACGCCGGGCACCGCGGGCGAGCCGCTCTACCAGGACGTGGTGACCGTGCTCACCGAGGCTTTCAGCGCCGGCCGCCTGCCCACGCCGCAGTTGCCGCGCATCATCGGCGGACGCTACGGCCTGTCCTCCAAGGAATTCACGCCGGCCATGGCCAAGGCGGTGCTGGACGAACTGGCCAAGGACAGTCCCAAGAACCATTTCACCGTGGGCATCCACGACGATGTCTCTCACACCAGCCTGGACTACGACCCCGCCTTCCAGATCGAGCCGGACAACCTGTTCCGCGCCCTGTTCTTCGGCCTGGGCGCCGACGGCACCGTGGGGGCGAACAAGAACAGCATCAAGATCATCGGCGAGTCCACGCCGCTCTATGCTCAGGGTTATTTCGTCTACGACTCCAAGAAATCCGGCTCGCGCACCGTGTCCCACGTGCGCTTCGGGCCCGATCCCATCGACGCGCCCTACCTCATCAGCCAGGCCCATTTCATCGCCTGCCACCAGTTCAATTTCATCGAAAAGGTGAACGTGCTGGAAAACGCGCGCCCCGGCGCCACCTTCCTGCTCAACAGCCCCTATGGACCGCAGGAGGTCTGGGACCAGCTGCCGCGCAGCATGCAGGAGGACATCATCGCCAAGCAGCTGCAACTGCACGTGATCGACGCCACCCAGGTAGCCCAGGACACGGGGATGGGTTCGCGCACCAATACCATCATGCAGACCTGTTTCTTCGCCATTTCCGGGGTGCTGCCGCGGGAAGACTCCATCGCCAAGATCAAGGAAACCATCAAGAAGACCTACGGCAAGAAGGGCGAGGACGTGGTGCAGAAGAACTTCAAGGCGGTGGACGAGACCCTCGCCCATCTCTATCCGGTGAAGATTCCTGCCGCCGCTAGCAGCACCCGGCAGTTGCCGCCCGCGGTGCCGCCCCAGGCGCCGGACTTCGTGCAGAAGGTCACGGCGCTGATGATGGCGGGCAAGGGCGACGAACTGCCGGTGAGCGCGTTGCCGCTGGACGGGACCTACCCGACGGGCACCACCCAATGGGAAAAGCGCAACATCTCACCCTTCGTGCCGGTCTGGGAGCCGGATATCTGCATCCAGTGCGGCAATTGCAGCTTCGTCTGCCCTCACAGCGTGATCCGCAGCAAGTTCTACCACGAGTCCAAGCTCAAGGAAGCGCCGGACGCCTTCAAGTCCGCGCCCATCAGCGCCCGAGGCTTCCCGGAAACCCGCTATACCCTGCAGGTCTATCTGGAAGACTGCACCGGCTGCGGCCTGTGCGTGGAGGCCTGCCCGGCCAAGAGCCTGAAGGAAAGCGGGGTGAAGGCGATCAATATGCGGCCCAAGGAGCCGGTGCTGGAGGCGGAGAGGGGCAACATCGGCTTCTTCGAATCCATCCCGGTCAACGACCGCGCCCGGGTGGATTTCTCCTCGGTGCGCGGCGCGCAGTTCCTGCAGCCGCTGTTCGAATTCTGCGGCGCCTGCGCCGGCTGCGGCGAGACACCGTATGTGCGCCTGCTTTCGCAATTGTTCGGCGACCGCATGGTGGTGGCCAATGCCACCGGCTGCTCCTCAATTTACGGCGGCAACCTGCCCACCACACCCTGGACCACCAATGCGGAAGGCCGCGGCCCCGCCTGGTCCAATTCCCTGTTCGAGGACAACGCCGAATTCGGCCTGGGCTTCAGGCTCAGCGCCGACAAGCACCTGGGGCTCGCCCGCCAGTTGTGCGAGGCCCTGAAGCCGCAACTGGGGGCGGAGCGGGTGGACGAGATTCTGCAGGCGCCGCAGGTGACCGAATCGCAGATATGCCTGCAACGCCTAAGAGTTGCGGAGCTGAAGGCTTCGCTCAAGGGCATGGACAACGAAACGGCGCGTGACCTGCTGTCGGTGGTGGACCATCTGGTGCGCCGCAGCATCTGGATCGTCGGCGGCGACGGCTGGGCCTATGACATCGGCTCGGCGGGCCTGGACCATGTGCTGGCCAGCGGGCGCAACGTCAATGTGCTGGTGATGGACACCGAGGTCTACTCGAACACCGGCGGCCAGATGTCCAAGGCGACGCCGCTGGGCGCCGTGGCCAAATTCGCCGCCGCTGGCAAGCCGGTGGCCAAGAAGGACATCGCCCTGCAGGCGATCTCCTACGGCAATGTCTACGTGGCGCGCATCGCCATGGGCGCCAATCCGCAGCAAACCCTGTTGGCCCTGCGCGAAGCCGAGGCCTACCCCGGGCCCTCCCTGATCCTCGCCTACAGCCATTGCATCGCCCACGGCATCAACATGCAGCAGGGCCTGAAGCAGCAGGATCTGGCGGTAGCCAGCGGTTACTGGCCCTTGCTGCGCTACAATCCGGCCCTGCGCGATTCCGAGCGCAATCCCTTCGTGCTGGATTCGCCCCGGCCGCGCATCGCGCTCAAGGACTACACGGCCAACGAACTGCGCTACAAGATGCTCAGCCGCACCAATCCGGTGGAATACGAGCGTCTTCTGGGCCTGGCCCAAAAGGTGGTCAACCAGAAATGGGAGATCTACGAGGAAATGGCGACGCGTGGCGGCGACCGCTTCCATCCCGACGCCGGCATGACCGTCGCCTGA
- a CDS encoding uracil-DNA glycosylase: MPAERALQLAEKLTAKLPVGGAGLFHPWREQCPFDAEGSGPDGRIARLASHLDCEPRLILVGEACGYQGCRYSGIPFTSERLLLEGAIPRMAPVKARLSLRAKPFSEPSATIVWKSLYRLGLAGDTILWNALPLHPHRVETPWSNRTPTDVELAVGAEALKLLRQAFAEAVIVAVGRKAEASLQRLGLQCDGAVRHPANGGATAFFQGLSQLAGAGLRS, from the coding sequence ATGCCCGCTGAAAGGGCGTTGCAACTTGCAGAGAAATTGACGGCAAAGCTGCCGGTAGGCGGGGCAGGACTGTTTCATCCCTGGCGGGAGCAGTGCCCCTTTGATGCCGAAGGCTCAGGGCCCGATGGACGTATTGCGCGGCTGGCGAGTCACCTGGACTGCGAACCGCGATTGATCCTGGTAGGCGAGGCCTGCGGCTATCAAGGCTGCCGCTACAGTGGCATCCCTTTTACCAGCGAGCGCTTGTTGCTGGAAGGCGCCATCCCGCGCATGGCGCCGGTGAAGGCGCGGCTTTCCCTGCGTGCGAAGCCTTTCTCAGAGCCCTCGGCCACCATCGTCTGGAAATCACTCTATAGGCTGGGTCTGGCTGGCGATACCATCCTCTGGAATGCGCTGCCGCTGCACCCTCACCGTGTCGAAACACCCTGGAGCAATCGCACGCCGACCGATGTCGAACTGGCTGTGGGTGCCGAGGCTCTCAAGCTGCTGCGCCAGGCCTTTGCCGAAGCGGTGATCGTGGCGGTGGGCAGGAAGGCCGAAGCATCGCTGCAACGCCTCGGCTTGCAATGCGACGGAGCGGTGCGCCATCCCGCTAACGGTGGCGCGACAGCTTTTTTTCAGGGGCTCTCGCAGCTTGCGGGCGCCGGGTTGCGCAGCTAA